Proteins from a genomic interval of Crassostrea angulata isolate pt1a10 chromosome 7, ASM2561291v2, whole genome shotgun sequence:
- the LOC128156012 gene encoding uncharacterized protein LOC128156012: MDSYAVHRLAPKKETKTTNNRGKSPLLQLLKRTTSRANISPMIDGEFEDDFGINHQSENGQVQMCSLSPKLSFDFKQGSKSGDHDPGGIVRARKENLVILDSVSRKMKMFKRVENNKNELQFRCATTYSFSEHCHGVASVKENMLAVTSDKKIEFFRVRRSKLKCSSTTIRTPSKCFAITATSKKVFFIAQLSSVQGCIKCYQRIKGTFKSHWELDYIIERPFGETLSIHSFLVADEEESTVYFTNPESRFLASMSCRGEMIRIARFDWTPRGLAVVGEYLIVDNDTAHSLCLTNKNGQVLRTLISNLHENPSHLCYNPLSKELFMCALRSPKIRVYSVHNSDDAGVSEC; encoded by the coding sequence ATGGATAGTTATGCAGTTCATAGGCTAGCACCgaagaaagaaacaaaaacaacaaacaacagAGGGAAATCCCCGTTGCTGCAATTACTGAAAAGGACAACTTCCCGGGCTAATATATCCCCCATGATAGACGGAGAGTTTGAGGATGATTTTGGTATCAATCATCAGAGCGAAAATGGGCAGGTCCAGATGTGTAGTCTGTCTCCAAAACTATCTTTCGATTTCAAGCAGGGATCCAAATCCGGAGACCATGATCCTGGGGGAATTGTTCGTGCTCGGAAAGAAAATCTTGTCATCCTGGATTCTGtctcaagaaaaatgaaaatgttcaaGAGAgtggaaaataataaaaacgaGCTACAATTCCGTTGTGCCACAACATACAGCTTTTCAGAGCATTGCCATGGCGTTGCCTCCGTGAAAGAAAACATGCTCGCTGTGACGTCGGATAAGAAAATTGAGTTTTTCAGAGTGAGAAGGTCAAAGCTTAAATGTTCATCGACGACCATTAGAACCCCTTCAAAATGCTTCGCAATAACAGCTACTTCTAAGAAAGTTTTCTTTATTGCACAACTTTCTTCCGTACAAGGATGTATAAAGTGTTACCAAAGAATCAAAGGGACTTTCAAATCCCACTGGGAGCTGGATTATATTATTGAACGTCCATTTGGCGAAACTCTGTCAATTCATTCTTTCTTGGTGGCTGATGAAGAGGAATCCACTGTATATTTCACAAATCCTGAGAGTAGATTCCTTGCTTCGATGTCGTGCCGTGGGGAGATGATTCGGATAGCTCGCTTCGACTGGACACCCCGGGGACTGGCAGTTGTGGGGGAATATCTAATCGTTGACAACGACACCGCACACTCTCTCTGCTTGACGAATAAAAACGGACAAGTTCTCAGGACCTTGATAAGCAATCTTCACGAAAATCCATCTCATTTATGTTATAACCCATTGTCAAAAGAACTGTTCATGTGTGCACTGCGTTCTCCAAAAATTCGTGTGTATTCAGTTCACAATTCTGATGACGCTGGAGTGAGCGAGTGTTAG
- the LOC128156703 gene encoding putative nuclease HARBI1 isoform X1, whose protein sequence is MFMGVVDALNASLDNIIFPMGQEEILRTKEDFLRVANFPNVVGAIDGTLIPIMGMTGDDEHVFVCRKGFHAINMQGIVTADLRFTNIVCKYGGATHDAYILANSSIPEIMDQLPGGGWLLGDSGYPLRPWLMTPFLTPQAGQQEKYNASHIKTRNCVERAFGVLKSRFRCLHKTGGALAYTPSKCVRIIECCCRLHNRAIEDRIPAPATGQVPIFSDNDTFNAETIVNANAVNTRNIIVRRF, encoded by the exons ATGTTTATGGGAGTCGTTGATGCCCTGAATGCCAGCCTTGACAACATCATTTTTCCGATGGGGCAAGAGGAAATTCTTCGGACAAAGGAGGACTTTTTGAGGGTGGCAAACTTCCCCAACGTAGTTGGTGCCATTGATGGAACTCTGATTCCAATCATGGGAATGACTGGAGACGATGAGCATGTTTTTGTGTGCAGGAAAGGGTTTCATGCCATAAACATGCAGGGAATCGTGACCGCTGACCtgag ATTTACTAACATCGTTTGCAAGTATGGGGGTGCCACACATGATGCATACATACTTGCAAACTCGAGCATTCCCGAGATAATGGACCAGCTGCCAGGTGGAGGATGGCTCTTAGGGGACAGTGGCTACCCCCTTCGTCCATGGCTAATGACTCCTTTCCTCACGCCCCAAGCAGGACAACAGGAGAAGTACAATGCCAGTCACATTAAGACAAGAAACTGCGTTGAGAGGGCTTTTGGTGTCCTTAAGTCCAGATTTCG ATGTCTGCACAAAACAGGAGGAGCTTTGGCCTACACCCCTTCAAAATGTGTAAGGATCATCGAATGTTGCTGCCGCCTCCACAACAGGGCCATCGAAGACCGCATTCCAGCACCAGCAACAGGACAAGTACCCATCTTCTCCGATAATGACACTTTCAATGCTGAAACTATTGTCAATGCAAACGCAGTTAACACCAGAAACATCATTGTTAgaagattttaa
- the LOC128156703 gene encoding putative nuclease HARBI1 isoform X2, with the protein MFMGVVDALNASLDNIIFPMGQEEILRTKEDFLRVANFPNVVGAIDGTLIPIMGMTGDDEHVFVCRKGFHAINMQGIVTADLRFTNIVCKYGGATHDAYILANSSIPEIMDQLPGGGWLLGDSGYPLRPWLMTPFLTPQAGQQEKYNASHIKTRNCVERAFGVLKSRFRQMSAQNRRSFGLHPFKMCKDHRMLLPPPQQGHRRPHSSTSNRTSTHLLR; encoded by the exons ATGTTTATGGGAGTCGTTGATGCCCTGAATGCCAGCCTTGACAACATCATTTTTCCGATGGGGCAAGAGGAAATTCTTCGGACAAAGGAGGACTTTTTGAGGGTGGCAAACTTCCCCAACGTAGTTGGTGCCATTGATGGAACTCTGATTCCAATCATGGGAATGACTGGAGACGATGAGCATGTTTTTGTGTGCAGGAAAGGGTTTCATGCCATAAACATGCAGGGAATCGTGACCGCTGACCtgag ATTTACTAACATCGTTTGCAAGTATGGGGGTGCCACACATGATGCATACATACTTGCAAACTCGAGCATTCCCGAGATAATGGACCAGCTGCCAGGTGGAGGATGGCTCTTAGGGGACAGTGGCTACCCCCTTCGTCCATGGCTAATGACTCCTTTCCTCACGCCCCAAGCAGGACAACAGGAGAAGTACAATGCCAGTCACATTAAGACAAGAAACTGCGTTGAGAGGGCTTTTGGTGTCCTTAAGTCCAGATTTCGGcaa ATGTCTGCACAAAACAGGAGGAGCTTTGGCCTACACCCCTTCAAAATGTGTAAGGATCATCGAATGTTGCTGCCGCCTCCACAACAGGGCCATCGAAGACCGCATTCCAGCACCAGCAACAGGACAAGTACCCATCTTCTCCGATAA